A part of Candidatus Babeliaceae bacterium genomic DNA contains:
- a CDS encoding zinc finger MYND domain-containing protein, which translates to MITKIFSIVGLYCFLVVTTPTCCVVVGFTGLENGSKKVAIMFDKHDMEQEDGITRAHGKEIETLLERLQKNGPEKTFYVEHPVNSPIFGVAGNDTIHIPIKKALAYNWQQNFTEYQTFDKRTDADFWIRDIVLQTQQFQDAVAQKYNFPASFYDVTVDNYLKNLDSKMQESQQIITHFDDSLQKDFTEQLKVYDVAKNMLAHIVKKPKFSTATHFLDIVGNMFLQEKTDMFVTLTAAQSVMLDLTLLDKVIKNSSATDNVIVYAGGLHAQKLETNLMTMGFKDVFVSRNLKAGLKVDDLAHIEYPKNISPTFVAPIYEFFTMCSGCGATSTKKCTVCKRAYYCSVACQKTDWSQHKLACKKTTTP; encoded by the coding sequence ATGATAACTAAAATATTTTCTATTGTAGGTTTGTATTGTTTTTTAGTGGTAACAACACCGACATGTTGCGTGGTGGTTGGTTTTACGGGTCTTGAAAATGGCTCCAAGAAAGTTGCTATCATGTTTGATAAGCATGATATGGAACAAGAAGATGGTATTACTCGTGCTCATGGTAAAGAAATAGAAACGTTATTAGAGCGGTTGCAGAAAAATGGACCGGAAAAAACATTTTATGTTGAGCACCCGGTAAACTCTCCTATTTTTGGAGTAGCGGGGAATGATACTATTCATATACCTATAAAAAAAGCTCTTGCTTACAATTGGCAGCAAAATTTTACAGAATATCAAACATTTGATAAGCGTACCGATGCTGATTTTTGGATACGTGATATTGTTTTGCAAACACAACAATTTCAAGATGCTGTAGCGCAAAAATATAATTTCCCAGCATCTTTTTATGATGTTACTGTTGATAATTATCTTAAAAATCTTGATAGTAAAATGCAGGAATCACAACAAATAATTACGCATTTTGATGACAGCCTTCAAAAAGATTTTACTGAACAATTAAAAGTCTATGATGTGGCAAAAAACATGCTTGCACATATCGTTAAAAAACCTAAATTTTCTACAGCAACACATTTTCTTGATATTGTTGGGAATATGTTTTTGCAAGAAAAAACAGATATGTTCGTTACTCTTACAGCGGCGCAAAGCGTTATGCTTGATCTAACTTTATTGGATAAAGTTATTAAGAACAGCTCGGCTACTGATAATGTGATAGTGTATGCTGGTGGTTTGCACGCTCAGAAGTTAGAAACCAATCTAATGACCATGGGTTTTAAAGATGTTTTTGTAAGCAGAAATTTAAAAGCAGGTCTTAAGGTTGATGATTTAGCTCATATTGAATATCCAAAAAACATTTCGCCAACATTTGTAGCGCCTATTTATGAATTTTTTACCATGTGCTCTGGTTGTGGTGCAACGTCAACAAAAAAATGCACGGTGTGTAAAAGAGCGTATTATTGCTCCGTTGCTTGCCAAAAAACTGACTGGTCGCAGCATAAATTAGCGTGCAAAAAAACAACAACGCCATAA
- a CDS encoding cellulose binding domain-containing protein yields MYKKNIFYCLMLAAVQAQAAQLPFADGSIALTYTMTSSWGSGFQGQIQVTNNSSSAWNNWSLSFTLNDQITSLWNANYTAQANNTYIITAPSWQTTLAAGAQVTIGFVANGALNTPQNFALIGATGPTGSTGVTGPTGATGVTGTTGTTGTTGVTGPTGNTGATGAAQNAPAMPSVSVQQDWSTSAGKNYIVSWNIYYGIKATQWQLSENGVVIYSAPITAGDTSSQQTASYTVTNRMYGIYTYTVTVSNSAGSTISAPVSYVAGGASKIAITELDHNQQAYQATINQTAATTFTLNTVGTSSPSYTLATNNPNIISYQLTTPTTISVTGLKAGRACLRITENATGQVRYLGVRVRNANGTLPGLPSYLSVGSVSEDTPAALTFWQTFGTGATNRYADIRYIYINGGPYIGWRTWTSVDGGRAIDYINNSKKLGIIPFFVYYNIPAGGESYYTDLQNVQDATYMQDYFKDLQFFLNIVKTQGGDETVGIVLEPDFIGYLMQNSNGNNPTPTSQIMAHTDSAYTSGVLNASVDPAFPNTVQGLVQAINYTIKKYAPNALFGWEVSLWASPGLTTSIGSMGLIRITDTLGYQAGRTAIASETNAIAQYYQNSGISSYGASFVVMDKYGLDAGSSSPANPAQSTWFWNADHWQNYILFANTMHNFFSLPMVLWQIPVGHINTTQQSDPYNAGGYPVLNNTSTHYEDSAPTFMLGDTFNPGATRLNYFATNQYGDPLITTSGSNITWGPHMQELAQNGVASVLFGAGVGDSTQGCANPPTDGYWWIAQVQKYLQAPAPLAS; encoded by the coding sequence ATGTACAAGAAAAATATATTCTATTGTCTCATGCTTGCAGCAGTGCAAGCACAAGCGGCGCAGCTGCCGTTTGCTGACGGATCAATCGCACTCACCTATACAATGACATCATCGTGGGGGAGTGGATTTCAGGGACAAATACAAGTCACTAATAATTCTTCTAGCGCGTGGAATAACTGGAGCTTGAGTTTTACACTTAACGACCAGATCACGAGCCTGTGGAATGCAAATTATACCGCACAAGCCAACAATACCTATATTATTACTGCACCTTCTTGGCAAACGACATTAGCTGCAGGCGCTCAAGTCACCATAGGTTTTGTAGCAAACGGCGCTCTTAATACACCGCAAAATTTTGCACTTATCGGCGCAACCGGCCCTACCGGCAGCACGGGTGTAACGGGTCCTACCGGCGCGACCGGTGTTACCGGAACCACGGGCACCACAGGAACAACTGGAGTTACCGGGCCAACGGGCAACACGGGGGCAACAGGCGCCGCACAAAATGCACCGGCAATGCCCTCGGTTTCTGTACAACAAGATTGGAGTACATCAGCAGGCAAAAATTACATTGTATCCTGGAACATTTATTACGGAATAAAAGCAACGCAATGGCAACTGAGTGAAAATGGGGTTGTTATTTATTCTGCGCCAATTACAGCAGGAGATACCAGCTCGCAACAAACAGCATCTTATACGGTTACCAATAGAATGTATGGTATTTACACATATACAGTAACCGTAAGCAATAGCGCAGGATCAACCATAAGTGCTCCCGTGAGTTATGTTGCCGGCGGCGCAAGTAAAATTGCCATCACAGAATTAGATCACAACCAACAGGCATATCAAGCAACTATTAATCAAACAGCAGCAACAACATTTACGCTCAATACCGTTGGTACAAGCAGTCCATCATATACCTTGGCAACAAATAATCCCAATATTATTTCTTACCAGCTTACGACCCCAACAACCATCAGCGTTACTGGATTAAAAGCCGGAAGAGCATGCTTACGCATTACAGAAAATGCAACCGGACAAGTGCGTTATCTTGGCGTTCGGGTACGCAATGCAAATGGAACACTTCCAGGCCTTCCATCATATCTTTCTGTCGGTTCCGTCAGCGAAGATACCCCTGCTGCTTTAACATTTTGGCAAACCTTTGGAACAGGCGCTACCAATAGATACGCTGACATACGCTATATTTATATCAACGGTGGACCGTATATTGGCTGGAGGACATGGACGTCGGTCGATGGCGGACGAGCAATCGATTACATTAATAACAGTAAAAAACTAGGAATTATACCATTCTTTGTATACTACAATATTCCCGCTGGCGGAGAAAGTTATTACACCGACCTACAAAATGTTCAAGATGCAACCTACATGCAAGACTATTTTAAAGATCTGCAATTTTTCTTGAATATTGTAAAAACGCAAGGCGGCGATGAAACCGTTGGCATTGTGCTAGAACCAGACTTTATTGGCTATCTCATGCAAAACTCCAACGGAAATAACCCAACTCCAACATCACAGATTATGGCACACACTGATTCCGCATACACCAGCGGCGTCCTGAATGCATCAGTCGACCCGGCATTCCCCAATACGGTACAAGGGCTTGTGCAAGCAATCAACTATACCATCAAAAAATATGCGCCGAATGCTCTTTTTGGATGGGAAGTAAGTTTATGGGCATCACCAGGACTCACAACAAGCATAGGCTCTATGGGACTCATACGTATAACCGATACACTCGGCTATCAAGCGGGCAGAACAGCAATAGCTTCAGAAACAAACGCCATTGCGCAATATTATCAGAATAGCGGTATAAGTTCATACGGTGCATCATTTGTGGTGATGGACAAATATGGGCTCGATGCAGGATCAAGCTCTCCTGCCAATCCGGCACAATCAACCTGGTTCTGGAACGCTGATCACTGGCAGAATTACATACTTTTTGCAAACACGATGCACAATTTCTTCTCATTGCCCATGGTACTCTGGCAAATACCCGTAGGCCATATTAATACAACGCAACAATCTGATCCCTACAACGCAGGCGGCTATCCAGTACTTAATAACACCAGCACGCATTATGAAGACTCTGCACCAACCTTTATGCTGGGTGATACATTTAATCCAGGCGCAACACGTTTAAATTATTTTGCAACAAACCAATATGGCGACCCATTGATAACAACATCAGGAAGTAATATAACCTGGGGGCCACACATGCAAGAATTAGCGCAAAATGGAGTAGCGTCTGTACTCTTTGGAGCAGGAGTAGGCGATAGCACCCAAGGCTGCGCCAATCCTCCAACAGACGGCTACTGGTGGATTGCTCAAGTGCAAAAATATTTGCAAGCACCAGCACCACTGGCATCGTAA
- a CDS encoding type II toxin-antitoxin system PemK/MazF family toxin, producing the protein MSKFPKRGDIYWVALDLVAGSEIAKTRPAVIISNNAGNEASSRVIVVPITSSVSRIFPFEVAITVKDKQGKILVDQIRTIDKSRLVGKIGTCEKDTLAAIDNALKIVLAFD; encoded by the coding sequence ATGAGTAAATTTCCAAAAAGGGGTGATATTTATTGGGTTGCATTGGACCTGGTTGCCGGATCAGAAATAGCAAAGACTCGGCCGGCAGTTATTATTTCTAATAACGCGGGCAATGAAGCTTCGAGTAGAGTTATTGTTGTGCCTATTACGAGCAGCGTATCGCGGATATTTCCTTTCGAAGTCGCCATAACCGTCAAAGATAAACAAGGTAAAATTCTTGTCGATCAAATAAGAACCATTGATAAATCCAGGCTTGTCGGCAAAATTGGCACCTGTGAAAAAGATACGCTTGCTGCAATCGACAATGCGCTCAAGATAGTTTTAGCGTTTGATTGA